One Streptococcus sp. S1 DNA window includes the following coding sequences:
- a CDS encoding ABC transporter ATP-binding protein gives MSMLKVENLSVHYGMIQAVRDVSFEVNEGEVVSLIGANGAGKTSILRTISGLVRPSAGKIEFLGQEIQKVPAQKIVAAGLSQVPEGRHVFPGLTVMENLEMGAFLKKDREENQANLKKVFSRFPRLEERKNQDAATLSGGEQQMLAMGRALMSTPKLLLLDEPSMGLAPIFMQEIFDIIQDIQKQGTTVLLIEQNANKALAIADRGYVLETGKVVLTGTGKELLASEEVRKAYLGG, from the coding sequence ATGTCTATGTTAAAAGTTGAAAATCTTTCTGTACACTATGGCATGATCCAGGCTGTCCGTGATGTCAGTTTCGAGGTAAACGAAGGGGAAGTTGTTTCTCTTATCGGTGCTAACGGTGCTGGGAAAACATCTATTCTTCGTACCATTTCAGGTTTGGTGCGTCCAAGTGCTGGGAAAATCGAGTTTTTGGGACAGGAGATTCAAAAGGTTCCTGCTCAAAAGATTGTAGCAGCCGGACTCTCTCAAGTTCCAGAAGGCCGCCACGTCTTTCCAGGCTTAACTGTTATGGAAAACTTGGAGATGGGAGCTTTCTTGAAGAAAGATCGAGAAGAAAATCAAGCTAACTTGAAGAAAGTCTTCTCCCGTTTCCCACGTTTGGAAGAACGGAAGAACCAAGATGCAGCAACCCTATCTGGTGGGGAACAACAAATGCTGGCAATGGGTCGTGCACTTATGTCAACGCCAAAACTCTTGCTTCTGGATGAACCTTCTATGGGATTGGCTCCAATCTTTATGCAAGAAATCTTTGATATCATCCAAGATATCCAAAAACAAGGAACAACTGTTCTCTTGATCGAGCAAAATGCCAATAAGGCCCTTGCTATCGCAGACCGCGGTTATGTTTTGGAAACAGGGAAAGTCGTTCTTACCGGAACAGGAAAAGAACTCTTAGCCTCAGAAGAAGTCCGCAAGGCCTACCTTGGTGGATAA
- a CDS encoding CBS domain-containing protein — translation MAVKDFMTRKVVYISPDTTIAHAADLMREQGLHRLPVIENDKLVGLVTEGTIAEASPSKATSLSIFEMNYLLNKTKVKDVMLRDVITVSKFASLEDATYLMYKNKVGILPVVDNEQVSGVITDRDIFRAFLEVSGYGEEGVRVRFVTEDKVGVLEQIIHLIVEEGYNIANTVNIPTKDDRVVIEVQIDGVTDLEGIRSKFEANGLKVDEITRTTAKAI, via the coding sequence ATGGCTGTTAAAGATTTTATGACACGTAAAGTGGTTTACATTAGTCCAGATACTACAATTGCCCATGCGGCAGATTTGATGCGCGAACAAGGTTTGCACCGTTTGCCAGTCATTGAAAATGATAAATTGGTTGGTTTGGTGACAGAAGGTACGATTGCAGAAGCAAGTCCATCTAAAGCAACAAGCTTGTCTATTTTCGAGATGAACTATCTGTTGAACAAGACCAAGGTTAAAGATGTCATGCTTCGCGATGTCATCACTGTCTCTAAATTTGCTAGCTTAGAAGATGCGACCTACCTCATGTATAAGAACAAGGTGGGAATTCTTCCAGTCGTGGACAATGAGCAGGTATCTGGTGTCATCACAGACCGTGATATTTTCCGTGCCTTCCTTGAAGTATCCGGTTATGGAGAAGAAGGAGTTCGTGTTCGCTTTGTTACAGAAGATAAGGTTGGTGTTCTAGAACAAATCATTCACTTGATTGTAGAAGAAGGGTATAACATCGCCAATACAGTCAATATTCCAACCAAAGACGACCGTGTGGTTATCGAAGTCCAAATTGATGGGGTGACAGATCTAGAAGGAATCCGTAGTAAATTTGAAGCCAACGGTTTGAAAGTCGACGAGATCACTCGAACAACCGCAAAAGCAATTTAA
- a CDS encoding YitT family protein: MFKFKDILAIILGAGIFSFGIYFLVIPFHFYEGGATGITLITFYLFKIPVSIMNLLINIPLFVLAWKLLGKKSLYLSLLGTFSVSAWMAIFEAMPLSHHYHHFIFTAFKGDILLACIASGVVLGLGLGIIFNAGGTTGGTDILARIFNKYTSLSMGKLMLIVDAIVLTTVVIVFQDVRTAMYTLFFILIDTLVIDLIGEGGFAGKGFLIVTSKPEEIAQKVSDDLGRGITFIRGMGYYSRKDLDIVYCVVSRNEMKQMKDIINQIDPFAFITISEAHEILGEGFTLDKEKQPINR; encoded by the coding sequence ATGTTTAAATTTAAAGATATTCTGGCTATCATCTTGGGGGCCGGCATTTTTTCGTTTGGGATCTATTTTTTAGTCATTCCCTTTCACTTCTATGAAGGAGGAGCGACAGGGATTACCTTGATCACCTTTTACCTCTTCAAAATCCCCGTATCCATCATGAACTTGCTGATCAATATCCCTCTCTTCGTTCTGGCTTGGAAACTGCTGGGCAAGAAATCTCTTTATCTGAGCTTACTGGGGACTTTCTCGGTTTCGGCATGGATGGCGATTTTTGAAGCCATGCCTCTAAGCCACCACTACCATCACTTTATTTTTACAGCCTTTAAAGGAGATATTCTGCTTGCCTGTATCGCCTCAGGGGTTGTCCTTGGTTTAGGTCTAGGGATCATCTTCAATGCCGGTGGAACTACTGGAGGAACTGATATCCTCGCTCGCATCTTTAATAAATACACTTCCCTCAGCATGGGAAAGCTCATGTTGATTGTAGATGCCATTGTTCTGACAACTGTGGTCATTGTCTTCCAAGATGTCCGTACAGCGATGTACACCCTCTTCTTTATCCTGATTGACACCCTTGTGATCGACTTGATTGGAGAAGGTGGTTTTGCTGGAAAAGGCTTCCTTATCGTTACATCTAAACCAGAAGAAATTGCCCAAAAAGTATCTGACGATCTGGGTCGCGGGATTACCTTTATCCGCGGGATGGGCTATTACAGCCGTAAGGACCTGGATATCGTCTACTGTGTCGTTTCACGGAATGAGATGAAACAAATGAAAGACATCATCAATCAGATCGATCCATTCGCCTTCATCACCATTTCTGAAGCCCATGAAATTCTCGGCGAAGGCTTTACTTTAGATAAAGAAAAACAACCCATTAACCGTTAA
- the tmk gene encoding dTMP kinase, whose translation MVNGTLISFEGPEGAGKSSVLEAVLPLLEEKGIPFITTREPGGVDIAEKIRQVILDPDHTRMDAKTELLLYIASRRQHLVERVLPALAAGKIVLMDRFIDSSVAYQGYGRGLSVEDIEWLNQFATDGLKPDLTLYFDLDVEEGLARIAKNQEREVNRLDLEGLELHQKVRQGYLALYEKEPERIVKIDASQSFEAVFADVLAVLENRLGILK comes from the coding sequence ATGGTAAACGGTACATTAATTTCATTTGAAGGTCCAGAAGGAGCGGGGAAATCATCGGTCCTAGAAGCCGTTTTGCCTCTACTTGAAGAAAAAGGAATTCCTTTTATTACAACCCGTGAACCAGGCGGTGTAGACATCGCAGAAAAGATCCGCCAAGTCATTTTAGATCCAGACCATACTCGTATGGATGCTAAGACCGAGTTGTTACTTTATATTGCCAGTCGCCGGCAGCATTTGGTGGAACGCGTCTTGCCGGCCCTTGCAGCTGGGAAAATCGTCTTGATGGACCGCTTTATTGATAGCTCGGTGGCTTATCAAGGGTATGGTCGCGGTCTGAGTGTGGAAGATATCGAATGGCTCAATCAATTCGCGACAGATGGTCTTAAACCAGATCTCACCCTTTACTTTGATCTGGATGTCGAAGAAGGGCTCGCTCGAATTGCGAAAAACCAAGAGCGGGAAGTCAATCGTTTGGATTTGGAAGGTTTGGAGCTTCACCAAAAAGTCAGACAAGGTTATTTGGCCTTGTATGAAAAGGAGCCAGAGCGCATCGTGAAAATCGATGCCAGTCAATCCTTTGAAGCAGTCTTTGCGGATGTCTTGGCTGTTTTAGAAAATCGCTTGGGGATATTGAAATGA
- a CDS encoding DNA polymerase III subunit delta' has protein sequence MKLEEIQQLQPELVERFTQILEHKQLSHAYLFTGSFASFEMALLLAQSQFCEDLQGVWPCGKCRSCRLIEEEEFSDVKIVRPVNQIIKTDRIRSLVQDFSQSGFEGSRQVFIVQDADKMHTNAANSLLKVMEEPQSEIYLFLLTSDENLILPTIKSRAQQVHFPKKQAYLTELLEKEGLIKSQANLVARFSFSLEEAEQQKKNATFFELAKVCDQFIERCQSNLNRAYLEVTRLVSLADDKEKQSQAFRLMELALEEQLRLSRSQQLLEKLSLARTMWKANVSFQNALEYMVLSLES, from the coding sequence ATGAAGCTAGAAGAGATCCAACAGCTCCAGCCAGAATTGGTGGAGCGTTTCACCCAGATCTTAGAACACAAACAGCTCAGTCATGCTTATCTCTTTACGGGTTCTTTTGCCAGTTTTGAGATGGCCCTCTTGCTAGCTCAAAGTCAATTTTGCGAAGATTTGCAGGGAGTCTGGCCTTGTGGCAAATGCCGTTCCTGCCGCTTGATTGAAGAAGAAGAATTCTCAGACGTGAAAATCGTGCGTCCAGTCAACCAGATCATTAAGACTGACCGCATTCGCTCGCTCGTTCAAGACTTTTCTCAATCAGGGTTTGAAGGAAGTCGGCAGGTCTTTATCGTCCAAGATGCGGATAAGATGCATACCAATGCGGCCAACTCTCTCTTAAAAGTCATGGAAGAGCCCCAGAGTGAGATCTATCTCTTCTTGTTGACTTCCGATGAAAACTTGATCTTACCGACTATCAAGAGTCGGGCCCAGCAGGTCCATTTTCCTAAAAAGCAAGCCTACCTAACCGAACTGTTAGAAAAAGAAGGCTTGATCAAATCTCAGGCAAATTTAGTAGCTCGATTTAGTTTTAGTCTCGAAGAGGCAGAGCAACAAAAAAAGAATGCAACGTTTTTTGAACTGGCAAAAGTTTGTGATCAGTTCATCGAACGTTGTCAATCCAATTTGAATCGTGCTTATTTGGAAGTGACCCGTTTAGTGAGCCTAGCAGATGATAAGGAAAAACAAAGCCAGGCCTTTCGTTTGATGGAGTTGGCTTTAGAAGAGCAGTTGCGCTTGAGTAGATCCCAGCAGTTGCTTGAGAAATTGAGTCTTGCTCGCACCATGTGGAAGGCCAATGTTTCTTTTCAAAATGCTCTAGAATATATGGTTTTGAGCTTAGAAAGTTAA
- the yabA gene encoding DNA replication initiation control protein YabA — MNKKELFDALDGFSQNLLVTLAEVEAIKKNLKQVIEENTALRLENDKLRERLGEVEKTSSAKSQHHGRENLQRIYNDGFHICTYSYGQRRENDEECMFCDELLFRE, encoded by the coding sequence ATGAATAAAAAAGAATTATTTGATGCTTTAGACGGCTTTTCTCAGAATTTGTTGGTCACCTTGGCTGAAGTCGAAGCCATTAAGAAAAATTTGAAACAAGTCATCGAAGAAAATACAGCTCTTCGCTTAGAAAATGATAAATTGAGAGAACGTTTGGGGGAAGTTGAGAAGACTTCATCCGCAAAGTCCCAACACCATGGCCGTGAAAATTTGCAACGCATTTATAACGACGGTTTTCATATTTGCACTTATTCCTATGGTCAACGCCGTGAGAATGATGAAGAGTGTATGTTTTGTGACGAGTTGTTATTTAGGGAGTAA
- the rsmI gene encoding 16S rRNA (cytidine(1402)-2'-O)-methyltransferase, whose translation MQIQRSFKGEKKTGVLYLVPTPIGNREDMSYRMVQTLKDVDLIAAEDTRNTGLLLKHFEITTPQTSFHEHNAMEKIPDLIAHLESGKDVAQVSDAGLPSISDPGHDLVKAAIEREIPVVAVPGPSAGITGLIASGLAPQPHIFYGFLPRKEGQQKAFFQEKVAYPETQIFYESPHRVKATLENMLAVYGDRPVVLVRELTKIYEEYTRGSISELVAFLEENPLKGECLLIVEGAKEEELDLEEVDLIQEIDTLVQEGMKKNQAIKQVAKQYGLQKSELYARYHQD comes from the coding sequence ATGCAGATCCAACGAAGTTTTAAAGGGGAAAAGAAAACAGGGGTGCTTTACCTGGTCCCAACACCGATCGGCAATCGGGAGGATATGAGTTACCGCATGGTCCAGACCTTAAAGGATGTGGACTTGATCGCAGCTGAGGATACTAGAAATACAGGCCTCTTGCTCAAGCATTTTGAGATTACCACTCCCCAGACTAGCTTTCATGAGCACAATGCCATGGAGAAAATTCCTGATCTGATCGCCCATTTAGAATCTGGAAAGGATGTGGCGCAAGTCTCAGATGCAGGACTTCCTAGTATCTCTGACCCCGGTCATGATTTGGTCAAGGCAGCGATTGAACGCGAGATTCCTGTCGTAGCTGTGCCTGGTCCTAGTGCGGGTATAACGGGTTTGATTGCCAGTGGCCTAGCCCCTCAACCTCATATTTTTTATGGATTTCTGCCTCGCAAAGAGGGGCAACAGAAGGCCTTTTTCCAAGAAAAAGTGGCCTATCCTGAGACCCAGATCTTTTATGAATCGCCCCATCGAGTGAAGGCAACCTTAGAGAATATGTTGGCTGTCTATGGGGATCGTCCTGTCGTCCTGGTTCGTGAATTGACCAAGATCTACGAGGAATATACTCGTGGCAGTATTTCTGAGTTAGTCGCATTTCTTGAAGAAAATCCTCTCAAAGGGGAATGCCTCTTGATTGTCGAAGGAGCCAAGGAAGAAGAGCTAGACCTAGAAGAGGTCGACTTGATCCAAGAGATCGACACCTTGGTCCAAGAGGGTATGAAGAAAAATCAAGCAATTAAACAGGTCGCCAAACAATACGGCCTGCAAAAGAGTGAGCTCTATGCTCGTTACCATCAAGACTAG
- a CDS encoding GNAT family N-acetyltransferase codes for MEIRMAYPNEIKRIMEIIQDAKESLAQRQVDQWQDGYPNEEIIFEDILESRGYVAVEDQEVVAYAAVHKGNEAAYNEIYDGKWEHDNYMYVTFHRVAVAKEAAGKGVAQTFLQGLIEGEKGPDFRCDTHPDNLVMQHLLEKLGYHYCGKVPIDGVRLAYQKIKRKAETSLFQVVSEEDRWDQRAEAAYNDSLS; via the coding sequence ATGGAAATTAGAATGGCTTATCCCAATGAGATCAAGCGAATTATGGAAATCATCCAAGATGCCAAGGAAAGCCTGGCTCAAAGACAGGTCGACCAGTGGCAGGATGGTTATCCAAATGAAGAGATCATTTTTGAGGATATTCTAGAAAGTCGTGGCTATGTGGCCGTTGAAGATCAGGAAGTTGTCGCCTATGCAGCCGTCCACAAGGGAAATGAAGCGGCCTATAATGAGATTTACGATGGCAAGTGGGAGCATGACAACTATATGTATGTCACTTTTCACCGTGTCGCTGTAGCCAAAGAAGCTGCTGGCAAAGGGGTGGCTCAGACCTTCCTTCAAGGTTTAATCGAAGGGGAAAAAGGACCGGATTTCCGTTGCGATACGCACCCGGATAATCTAGTCATGCAACATCTGCTTGAAAAATTGGGCTACCATTATTGTGGAAAGGTCCCTATTGATGGCGTCCGCCTGGCTTATCAAAAGATCAAGCGAAAAGCAGAAACCAGTTTATTCCAAGTGGTCTCAGAAGAAGATCGCTGGGATCAAAGAGCAGAAGCGGCCTACAATGACTCTCTATCTTAA
- a CDS encoding methylated-DNA--[protein]-cysteine S-methyltransferase has translation MTLYLKQFYESPMGLLSIIVSEEGLVELDFYDPKEEAPDSYGALEQVHPYHEKVKEWLDHYFAGEPIAISFPLAPQGTAFQERVWQLLQGIPYGETKTYGQLAQDLSCGSAQAVGQAVGRNPLTILVPCHRVMGKDGQLTGYASGLDRKRWLLHHEGITWKEK, from the coding sequence ATGACTCTCTATCTTAAACAATTTTATGAAAGCCCTATGGGGCTTCTTTCGATCATTGTCAGTGAGGAAGGCCTTGTAGAACTTGATTTTTATGATCCGAAAGAGGAGGCGCCTGATTCCTATGGGGCGCTGGAGCAGGTCCATCCCTACCATGAGAAGGTGAAGGAGTGGTTGGATCACTATTTTGCTGGGGAGCCAATCGCTATCAGCTTTCCACTAGCACCGCAAGGGACAGCCTTTCAAGAGCGGGTGTGGCAGTTATTGCAAGGGATCCCATATGGTGAGACCAAGACCTATGGCCAGCTGGCCCAGGATCTTTCTTGTGGTTCAGCCCAAGCCGTAGGACAGGCTGTTGGACGCAATCCCTTGACGATCTTAGTCCCTTGCCACCGCGTGATGGGAAAAGATGGACAACTGACGGGCTATGCGTCTGGACTTGATCGCAAACGCTGGCTTTTACACCATGAAGGAATTACCTGGAAGGAGAAATAA
- a CDS encoding arsenate reductase family protein has translation MYTFIEYPKCSTCRKAKSELDGLQCEFQSQNIVTETPTSQELQDWMATSGLPIKSFFNTSGMKYRELGLKDKVDQLTVKEAADLLASDGMLIKRPLLVKDGKVVQVGYRKPYADLGL, from the coding sequence ATGTATACCTTTATTGAATACCCAAAATGTTCGACTTGTCGAAAGGCTAAATCAGAATTGGACGGTCTCCAATGTGAGTTTCAAAGCCAAAACATTGTCACAGAAACACCGACTAGCCAAGAATTGCAAGACTGGATGGCAACTTCTGGTCTACCGATCAAGTCTTTCTTTAATACTAGCGGAATGAAATACCGGGAACTCGGTTTGAAAGATAAGGTGGATCAACTGACAGTGAAAGAAGCGGCGGATCTCCTTGCTTCAGACGGTATGCTGATCAAACGGCCTCTGCTTGTCAAAGACGGAAAAGTGGTTCAAGTGGGCTACCGGAAACCATACGCAGACTTAGGTTTGTAA
- a CDS encoding ABC-F family ATP-binding cassette domain-containing protein has translation MSILEVKNLSHGFGDRAIFEDVSFRLLKGEHIGLVGANGEGKSTFMSIVTGKMQPDEGKVEWSKYVTAGYLDQHSVLEEGQTVRDVLRTAFDELFTAEACINDLYMAMAEEGADVDALMEEVGELQERLESRDFYTLDAKIDEVARALGVMDFGMDTDVTSLSGGQRTKVLLAKLLLEKPDILLLDEPTNYLDAEHIDWLKRYLQNYENAFVLISHDIPFLNDVINIVYHVENQQLTRYSGDYYQFLEVYEMKKSQLEAAYERQQKEIADLKDFVARNKARVATRNMAMSRQKKLDKMELIELQSEKPKPSFEFKNARTPGRFIFQAKDLQIGYDRPLTKPLNLTFERNQKVAIIGANGIGKTTLLKSLLGIIPPIAGEVERGDYLELGYFEQEVEGGNRQTPLEAVWNAFPSLNQAEVRAALARCGLTTKHIESQIQVLSGGEQAKVRFCLLMNRENNVLVLDEPTNHLDVDAKEELKRALKEYKGSILMVCHEPDFYEGWMDQIWDFNELT, from the coding sequence ATGAGTATTTTAGAAGTGAAAAATTTGAGTCACGGTTTTGGGGACCGGGCGATTTTTGAGGATGTGTCTTTCCGTTTGTTAAAGGGAGAGCACATCGGTCTGGTCGGAGCCAATGGTGAGGGGAAATCGACCTTCATGAGCATCGTGACTGGTAAGATGCAACCTGACGAAGGAAAGGTCGAGTGGTCTAAGTATGTGACGGCAGGTTATCTGGACCAGCATTCGGTCTTAGAAGAAGGACAAACGGTTCGCGATGTTTTACGGACCGCTTTTGATGAGTTGTTCACAGCAGAAGCTTGCATCAATGACCTCTATATGGCCATGGCGGAAGAGGGGGCCGATGTCGATGCTTTGATGGAAGAAGTAGGAGAACTTCAAGAGCGTCTAGAAAGCCGTGATTTTTATACCTTGGATGCCAAGATCGATGAAGTGGCGCGTGCTCTTGGAGTCATGGACTTTGGCATGGATACGGATGTGACCTCCTTGTCAGGTGGGCAACGGACCAAGGTCCTCTTGGCCAAATTGCTCCTTGAAAAACCAGATATCCTTCTCTTGGACGAGCCAACCAACTACTTGGATGCAGAGCACATCGATTGGCTCAAACGCTATTTGCAGAATTATGAAAATGCCTTTGTCCTCATTTCCCACGATATTCCTTTCTTGAATGATGTGATCAACATCGTCTACCATGTGGAAAATCAGCAGTTAACCCGCTATTCAGGAGATTACTACCAATTCCTTGAAGTCTATGAAATGAAGAAATCGCAATTGGAAGCGGCTTATGAGCGCCAGCAAAAAGAGATTGCTGATTTGAAAGATTTCGTAGCCCGCAATAAGGCGCGTGTGGCTACACGGAATATGGCCATGTCTCGTCAGAAGAAGCTGGACAAGATGGAACTCATTGAGTTGCAAAGTGAGAAACCAAAGCCTTCCTTTGAATTTAAAAATGCCCGGACTCCTGGACGCTTTATCTTCCAAGCCAAAGATCTTCAGATTGGCTATGACCGTCCGTTGACCAAGCCTTTGAACCTAACGTTTGAACGCAATCAAAAGGTGGCCATCATCGGGGCCAACGGGATCGGAAAAACCACTCTCTTGAAGAGCTTGTTAGGAATCATCCCACCAATCGCTGGTGAAGTCGAGCGGGGAGATTACCTAGAGCTTGGCTATTTCGAGCAAGAGGTCGAAGGGGGCAATCGCCAGACACCGCTTGAAGCAGTCTGGAATGCCTTTCCATCTCTCAACCAAGCAGAAGTTCGTGCCGCCCTTGCCCGCTGTGGCTTGACCACCAAGCATATCGAGAGCCAAATCCAGGTGCTATCCGGTGGAGAACAAGCCAAGGTACGCTTCTGTCTCTTGATGAACCGTGAAAACAATGTCTTGGTACTAGACGAGCCGACCAACCACTTGGATGTGGATGCCAAAGAAGAATTGAAACGAGCTCTGAAAGAGTACAAGGGATCGATCCTCATGGTTTGCCACGAGCCAGACTTCTATGAAGGCTGGATGGACCAAATCTGGGACTTTAATGAATTGACGTAA
- a CDS encoding peptidylprolyl isomerase, translating into MKKLIALLLFSGLALTACSSNKTDASSSSASKEKTEQTATSSSSEKDQKKIEEEQKKLEQLRKDFNDAMTNENAVFPQLSNEVAEDEAEVKITTTEGDITVKLFPKYAPLAVENFLTHAKEGYYNGLLFHRVINNFMIQTGDPKGDGTGGESIWKGKDKSKDSGTGFENEYSPYLYNLRGALAMANSGPNTNGSQFYINQNKEDISSKLPTDRFPAKIIDAYKNGGNPTLDGGNYTVFGQVIDGMDVVDKIASAETNDKDKPKTDIKIEKIEILKDYNFKK; encoded by the coding sequence ATGAAAAAATTAATCGCACTACTATTATTTTCCGGCTTGGCTTTGACAGCTTGTTCGTCCAATAAGACAGACGCTAGCTCTTCAAGCGCAAGCAAAGAAAAGACAGAGCAGACAGCAACTTCTAGCTCTAGTGAAAAAGATCAAAAGAAAATTGAAGAAGAACAAAAGAAATTAGAACAACTGCGCAAAGATTTTAACGACGCCATGACCAATGAAAATGCCGTCTTCCCACAACTCTCAAATGAAGTGGCTGAAGATGAAGCAGAGGTTAAAATCACGACAACTGAAGGCGACATCACTGTGAAGCTCTTCCCTAAATATGCCCCACTTGCAGTTGAAAACTTCTTGACCCACGCAAAAGAAGGCTATTACAATGGCTTGCTTTTCCACCGTGTTATTAACAACTTTATGATCCAAACTGGGGATCCTAAAGGAGACGGTACGGGTGGCGAATCCATCTGGAAGGGCAAAGACAAATCCAAAGATTCAGGTACTGGTTTTGAGAATGAGTATTCTCCATACCTTTACAACCTTCGTGGAGCCCTTGCCATGGCCAATTCTGGTCCAAATACCAATGGTAGTCAATTCTATATTAACCAAAATAAGGAAGATATTTCTAGCAAGCTCCCAACTGACCGCTTCCCAGCTAAGATCATCGATGCTTATAAAAATGGTGGAAATCCAACCCTCGATGGTGGTAACTACACTGTCTTTGGCCAAGTGATCGATGGCATGGATGTGGTCGATAAAATCGCCTCTGCCGAAACCAATGATAAGGACAAACCAAAAACAGACATCAAGATTGAAAAAATCGAGATTTTAAAAGACTATAATTTCAAGAAATAA
- a CDS encoding DMT family transporter, with translation MKSLHFARALWFGILGALFFAFTFIFNRSMNLAGGSWMWSASLRYLFSLPMMAVLVWQKGELKGVLSAIARAPWTWLLWSTVGFGLFYAPLSMASIYGESWFVAATWQITILAGLLLTPLFGQKIPGKQLGMTLLILLGIVLIQIPYFGRGLGEGVVRASILILIAAFSYPLGNRKMLVHCKEEQLSTTQRVFGMTLMSVPFWLLLSVFAGLDAGLPSGGQMLQSLIVAVFSGVIATMLFFEATNLVKHNHQQLAVVEATQAGEVLFTLFGGCLFLGDQIPTPLGFLGVFIVIVGIVGNSLMTSSE, from the coding sequence ATGAAATCATTACATTTTGCGAGAGCCCTTTGGTTTGGTATCCTAGGTGCTCTCTTTTTTGCATTTACCTTTATTTTTAATCGAAGCATGAACCTGGCAGGTGGTTCCTGGATGTGGAGTGCTAGTTTGCGTTACCTTTTTAGTTTGCCTATGATGGCTGTTTTAGTCTGGCAGAAAGGTGAGTTGAAGGGTGTCTTATCAGCAATTGCACGAGCCCCGTGGACGTGGTTGCTCTGGAGTACGGTTGGCTTTGGTCTCTTTTATGCACCCTTATCGATGGCTTCTATCTATGGAGAATCATGGTTTGTGGCTGCGACCTGGCAGATCACGATTTTAGCAGGTCTCCTCTTGACACCACTTTTTGGCCAAAAGATTCCAGGAAAACAGTTAGGAATGACTTTGCTGATTTTGTTAGGGATCGTATTGATACAAATTCCATATTTTGGACGAGGTCTGGGAGAAGGTGTGGTGAGAGCTAGTATCTTAATTTTGATCGCTGCTTTTTCCTATCCATTGGGAAATCGTAAGATGCTGGTTCATTGTAAAGAAGAGCAATTGTCAACGACCCAACGGGTCTTTGGGATGACCTTAATGAGTGTTCCTTTTTGGTTGCTCTTATCCGTCTTTGCAGGACTTGATGCAGGCTTGCCATCAGGTGGGCAAATGCTCCAATCCTTGATCGTAGCAGTATTTTCAGGAGTTATCGCGACCATGCTCTTCTTTGAAGCAACCAACTTAGTGAAACACAATCATCAGCAGTTAGCTGTTGTTGAAGCTACCCAGGCCGGTGAGGTTCTCTTCACCCTATTTGGAGGCTGTCTTTTTCTAGGAGATCAGATCCCAACCCCACTCGGATTTTTAGGGGTCTTCATTGTGATCGTCGGTATAGTAGGAAATAGTCTGATGACTTCTTCAGAATAG
- the gloA2 gene encoding SMU1112c/YaeR family gloxylase I-like metalloprotein, with protein MKLDTIHHIAIIGRDRDAMLHFYVDQLGFAIVSEYDRPERGDILINLRQGQLTLELFIKPTAPERPKLPLPEHAGLRHLAFQVDDVETYLARLDQLGIENTGLRYDDFDGKKMAFFFDPEGLPLEIHE; from the coding sequence ATGAAGTTAGACACGATTCATCATATTGCCATCATTGGACGGGATCGCGATGCTATGTTGCATTTTTATGTGGACCAGTTGGGCTTTGCGATTGTCAGTGAGTATGACCGTCCCGAACGCGGAGATATCTTGATCAATCTCCGTCAGGGGCAGCTGACTTTAGAACTCTTTATCAAACCGACGGCCCCAGAACGTCCAAAGCTCCCCTTGCCCGAGCATGCGGGACTGCGTCATCTGGCCTTTCAAGTGGACGATGTAGAGACCTATCTAGCTAGGTTGGATCAGCTAGGTATTGAGAATACAGGCCTTCGCTATGATGATTTTGATGGTAAGAAGATGGCATTTTTCTTCGATCCAGAAGGACTGCCCTTGGAAATACATGAGTGA